One window of the Chitinophaga niabensis genome contains the following:
- a CDS encoding YihY/virulence factor BrkB family protein, with the protein MNAIKHWWEMFKCAGIDFIDDKILKLSASLAYSTVFSIAPMIIVALYCGDIFLGREAIEGKLYGELRGLLGSSAAGQIQEIIKNTALSTDLGWSAIIGLITLIIGATGVFTEIQDSINLIWRLKAKPKKGKGLLKIVLTRLLSFSLVISLGFVMVVSLVIHGIIEVLMSRLSALLPTAIVVYIVNLIVTFITITALFAVIFKVLPDAKVKWRHVWVGAMTTSVLFMLGKFGIGLYLGNSSIGSTYGAAGSLVILLVWVYYSAAILYFGAAFTREYVQHKGERIYPNNYAVWVEQVEVESKGVIPEKTTTSPVNPT; encoded by the coding sequence ATGAACGCTATAAAACATTGGTGGGAAATGTTCAAATGCGCAGGCATCGATTTCATTGATGATAAGATCCTGAAATTAAGTGCCTCCCTTGCTTATTCCACGGTATTTTCCATTGCGCCCATGATCATTGTGGCCCTGTATTGCGGTGATATCTTCCTGGGCAGGGAAGCCATAGAAGGGAAGTTGTATGGAGAGCTCCGGGGGCTTTTAGGGTCCTCTGCCGCCGGGCAGATACAGGAGATCATTAAGAACACAGCCTTGTCAACCGACCTCGGATGGTCTGCCATTATAGGGCTTATTACGCTGATCATCGGAGCCACCGGGGTTTTTACAGAGATCCAGGATTCCATTAACCTGATCTGGCGTTTAAAAGCGAAACCTAAAAAAGGAAAGGGATTGTTGAAAATTGTCCTCACCCGTTTATTGTCTTTCTCTCTTGTGATCAGTCTTGGTTTTGTGATGGTGGTATCACTGGTGATCCATGGTATTATAGAAGTGCTGATGAGCAGGCTGAGTGCGCTGCTGCCTACTGCTATTGTTGTTTATATCGTTAACCTTATCGTTACTTTTATTACTATTACTGCTTTATTTGCCGTGATCTTTAAAGTATTGCCGGATGCAAAAGTGAAATGGCGGCATGTATGGGTAGGGGCCATGACAACAAGCGTTTTATTTATGCTGGGTAAATTCGGTATCGGGCTTTATCTCGGTAACAGCAGTATCGGCAGTACCTATGGCGCAGCAGGTTCTTTGGTGATCTTACTGGTATGGGTATATTATTCCGCAGCCATCCTGTATTTCGGCGCTGCTTTTACCCGCGAGTATGTACAGCATAAAGGAGAAAGGATCTACCCGAATAACTATGCAGTATGGGTGGAACAGGTGGAAGTGGAATCAAAAGGTGTTATCCCCGAAAAAACAACTACATCACCTGTAAACCCAACTTAA